The Nyctibius grandis isolate bNycGra1 chromosome 31, bNycGra1.pri, whole genome shotgun sequence genomic interval TCCCCCCTGCCCGGGGGGACACCACCTCGGCCGGGCTCCTGGCCAGGGGGGGACAAGGACGTGGCCAAGCAGGGCCAGGACCTGGAGGTCACCCGGTGCCAGGGCGGTGATGGGCAGAGCGGGGCTGgtgggggcacagggggtgTTTGTGGGGAGAGGGCCCGGCGGCCAGGGGCTGCTCCGGGATAATATTTAAGGATTCTGGTGGTTAAAGGTGCTtctgcagccccacagctggCAGATCTGATCACCTCCTGCGCCCGCCTCGTTAGGGAAACGGCGTGTGTTAATAACGATCATAGCAAGGACGAGGAGCGCTTTGTCACCTCCGGATCCTGCTCCTTTTCGGGCTCCCCTGTTCCGGTTCCACGTGCCTGCTCAGGGAGGCAAGAGGGACAAAGGAAACTAATTAAAAATTGCCAGTGTCTTATGGTGGAGCATTTGGATGCGTTTCGTAGCGAAAGACAAGCGTCTTGTTGCAAGGAAATCAATTTTACAGTTACAGGAGCAGAATAAATAGCGGTGGTTAAAGCAAGAGGGCGAGCAGGGGCTCCACGGGCGCCAGCGCGGCGCCTGGCACAGGGATGTGGGACGAGCTGGCCTGGGGATGCTCCGGGTACCCCCACATCTGCGCCCCTCTGCACCCTGACCCCGCTCCGGGTACCCCACATCCACACCCCTCTTTCCTTTGCTTGTCACACCAGGACAGCGCCGAGCCCTAATCCCCAAATCGTCCCTGGCTGGTTTTACACACATCTCTAAGCTCCTCATAatggatttatttaaaaaaaaaataataaaaagggaatgaaataaaaaccccTCTGTGGGTTATTAGGGaatattcttgttttaattgaaaacCTCTTGGAGCACAGAGGGCGGGTCCTCAGCGGTGTCACCTGGCGCAgctggcactgcctgcaggGGTGGCACCACAGGTGCAGGATCgggccctgccccagcccacccTGGCATCCCTCCGGCACGGCTGGGGATCTTGGCAGCCCCGAGAACCAGCGTTGAGCCACGTGTGCTGCAACCTGGGTACACACAtgtgtgctgcagcctgggcaTGTGCGTGCCCAGGGGCCACAACTGTGTGCACGAGGGCTCGATCGCACGAGGGGCGTTTGCACGAGGGATACTCACACGAGGGATGCTCGCTTGAGTGATTCTCGCTCGAGGGCTGCTCCGGGCCCGCAGCTCGTTGTGGATTCACCGCACTCCCCGGCACAAATGGGTTTAAACCGCCGTAAGTGTTTCAGCAGGGAACCGGCGCTGGCAGCGTTACAGCGCATTACCGCGGCGTTAGGAGCGAAGTATCGATCCTAATCCCCTGGTTCAAAAATAGGATTAtcagaaggggagggagggagggggtgagGGAGGATGCCCCGTCCCCGTCCGCAGCAGCCCCGGTGCCTGCGGtggaggaaggggctgggggaccaCGGCGGTACCTGGATGCCCCTTGCCATGGATGGCTGCGTCCCCTCGGTGCCAGCCCCTCGCCACCCCATGGGAATTGGGCCACCCTGGGCTCCACGGGAAGGGGCCGAAGCGGCGTTTGGGTGCGGGTCACAGGGCTTCTCCTCCCGCAGCATCTCCTCGCAGCGGTGCCCGCGGCATCAGCGGTTCCATCTGACTGTCTCCTGGCGCATATTTCCATTACCCGGCCCCTGAAAAGCCATCTTCCCCGATCGATACCCGCGCCTTTACtcctgattgattgattgaccGACAGAGCAAACCACCATGGCCCAGCCCTCgcttcccagccctggggggcttcgctgcagtgctgctgccttctcctctcACCGTTACCCTTCGCTGCCGGGCGAGGGGGGAGCAGACCCTGCCGCGTGGTGCCGGCTCCTAACAGGGCTGGCTGCCATGTGCCAcgcagggatggggctgggggggctgcaaaGCCCATGAGAAGTGGGGTTGAACCAGGAGCAGGTTGCACTGAGGAGGAGGTTGCACCAAGGAGGAGATTGCACCAAGGAGCTGCCACCatgccccagcccccccaggaccccccggGCTGATGGCCGTGGTTACTCAGTCATGAACGGGGGAAATGGATTCACTCGAGCCCTCCCGTGTGTGTCTCATTGCCTGCGACACCGGGCTGGACAATCGCTTATTATTATAGATTAATGCAGATGATTGAGGCTGGGGATGGATTTGGGGCTCTTCCGTGCGGGAAAAGCAGAGGGGGGATCTCCAAAGCCCCCCACCACGCCTTGCCCACCTTCCCGAGCCCCCCGGCACGGCCGTCCCCTCCTCGGCTCTccgctgctccctgcctggctgcctCTCGCTGCGGTTCCCATTTCTCTCCTAATCTCCTCTCCTTAGTTTTTAATCCCCTCTCCCCTCGCGGGCTGCtcgcccctctcctccctcgcctcctctccttccccctccgcCTTcgccctccccctccccgcaaGACAAATTACCCTTAATGAGATGCTGAAGGCCATGACACCCATGTTGGCTCTTTGTCATCCTTCGCGGTGCAGCGTGAAAAGATAATACAAAATGCGGCACTTATCTACAATTGAGCGCCGAGACAACTTGCTAATCCCTTAATAAcgcggcggccgggccccggCGGCTGGTGGCTCCCAACGCCGCATGCCAAatcgccgccgccgctgccagCAGCCGGCCGTGCCCCTCGCCGGCacaaggagggggaaaaaaaaaccactaaatgAACCCAAAAAGATGCGGCGAGGGGTTGGTGCGACGGGAGCATCGAGAGGCAGCGCGGAGGGGGCGGCCGCCAGCCCCGAGGTTAAAGGGGCCCGATCCTGGCGGCTCCGGTGCCCATGGGAACCCCATCGGTGATGGGTGCTCTGGGTGCAGCCCCGCTGCGGAGGGGAGCAGGGCACGGCCTCGGGGCGCACCAACGCGGCTCTGGGCACCCCAGAGGGGTTTGCACCCCCCGTACCCACCCCGCAGGGTCCCGCCGTGGGATGAGCATCGCTGCACCCACGGCACCGCTGCCCGAGCCCGGCATCCccctgccccgcgccgccgTGACGGACAGAAATCAACACTTAATTTCCGGCTCCCTCTGCCCTTCCCGGCCCCGCCGTGATTTACCTCTCCCGAGAGGAGCCCGAACGCCGTAAACACACTTCTATTTGTCAGTCGTGTCCCCGCAGCCGGCGAGGCTGTTGAGGAGGTAATGTATGATTTCAGTCCTCTTGGCCTGATGATGTCGGGATTAGGAGCCCTACATATTTTATAGAAACCTCTACATGATCTTCCTTGATAAATCATTTAAATAGGAGTGTCTTTTCTTGGTGTGGGATATAAAATATTTACCGGAGCGGGGGGAGGCTCTCCAGCCGTGTTTACCCTCCCGCATTGACAAACAGCTCAGCCCTTCGCTGGGGGCCTGCGAGGAGCCGGTTCAGCGGCAGCTTGGCCGTGGCACGGGGACAGCGACCGCCAGGCCGGGAGCTGCCGCCAAGGGgaattggggggggggctggcacGTTTCCCCCAGCTCTGGTTTGCTACAAAAAGCAGCGATTTTGGGGCAGCAGCCCAGAGCATCCCCCCCGCAGCACCCGCCAGCCTCGTGCCGGTGCCAAAGCGGGGTCCCCCGGCGGCTCCCACCTTCCCAGGGCCAGACCCCCCCGTGCCCGCCGcatccccctccagccccattAGCATTCATGGCAACCCTTTCCATCCGTTACCTGGCAGGGGAAGGACGGCGCGTTGCTGCCCTCAGCGGGGTGTTTCCTACGGCGAGCCCCAACTTTTCAATCATTTCTTGGCACCGCGCGGTCCCCGGGCAGGAGCCAGCGCTATTAACCGGCTCACCCAGGGGCATGTGTTTTACATCAGACGCCGTGTACACGCTGCGCAGCGCTCGGGAGGATCATGCTGGAGCAATCGGGGCGGACGTAATGCCGGTTACCTGGCGAGAGAGGAGTGAGGAGGGGGAGAACGGCCCCCGGCCAAGCGCtcggggctggcggggagcaGGGATGCTCGGTGCTCCCCACGGCTGAGCCGGGCTCAGGGTGGGGGCAAAGGGGTAGGGGAGGTGCCCCGGGGCGTGGGTGAGAAGAACCGACCCCCGGAGATGCTCCCACCCATCGCTCCCTACGGCTGCTCCAgcgccccggggctgcggcagcccccagcccacccctccCCGGCCCtcgccccctcctctctccgGCGTGGGGGAAAtcagcagctgaaggaaaccAAACGTCTGGTGGCCTGAGAAGTTTCATTTCCTGCAGGCCGGGCCCCGCCGAGCGGCGTGCGGAGGGGGCGGCCGCCGCTGTGCGCAATTACACACCCGGCTGGCTCATCTCGTGGGGATCGATGGCCGCCAAGGGACAGCGCGGGGACACCCCCCTCCCTCTGGCCCCAGGCACGGCCCCGCATCCCGATCAGCCGGTGATGCCGGGGGGCAGCGGTGGGAGCCGGCATCGCTCCCTGCGACCTCCCCGCCCTCCTCCCATAAATCATCCCCCCGAGCGCGTGTTCCCCGGGCGCTCGGCAGCCGGTTACACGACAGATTCAGGTTGTATCGCTTGTACCTGCGAGGAGAtaaggctggggagggggaggcaggcGGGGACGCGCGGTGTGACAGCCGGGCAGCAGAACGCACCAGCTCTTACCGGAGCCGTGCCGAAACGGGGCAGGAGCCCGcgccaggagctgctggggagaagAGACGGTGCCTGGGAGGTGCCAGCGAGACCGCGGGGTGCTGGTGCCCTGCGTGGGACGGGACCGGGGGACaagccccccagccctgcagcagccaggtCTCTGCTCTGCACGGCTACCGGGGCACCGTGGTGGCACAGGGAGCTGGGTGGCACCGGGCAAACCTTGGTGGCACCGGGCAAACCAGTGCATCCCGCGAGGGaacagccccagccctgtcccgTGGCACCAGGACCTCGAGCTTCCCTCGACCCAGGGCTCAGCTCCGCTGTGGCTGTTTCAGCCCCAATTATCGGCTGCATTAACGACCTGGCCCCAACGTGCCACATTTGCAGCGTGGGCACCGCAGTGGGTCCCCACGTCCCCTTTGCACGAGGCTGGCGAGACCCCCGAGCTGCAGGGAGCCCCGTGcacggggcagggggagcccgGCTGTGCCCTGGCCTCGCTGGCAGCCCCGACCCCACGTTCGATAAAGGACTAAACCACGCCAGCAGGTGATACCTGGAGCACCCAGGGCTGGCCCAGCTCTCCACCACAAGTCCTCACACCAAACCTCGACGCCTCTGCCAGAGGGATGAGCTGCCTGTTCCACCCCATTCCTTTCAGGCCTTAAAATCCCAGGGCTCCATTAATTAATCACTAACGATGATCCGTCTCAGCCTTGCGCCTGCCACTCTGCTATTTTTAACTCCGTATTTCCAACCCCCAGTGTTAAAAATTCACGAGTCAGGCCTCGAAAACCGACTGAGCAGGTCTGAAAAAATCGCTTTTTTTTTGGGAAGTCCCTGCCGGGCTCTTTCCCCAACGCTTTCCACCACGAGCCCGGCGGtggccagggctggcagcaaCCACGGAGCTCGACGTGGCTCGTCGGTGCTGGTGTCCTGCCCGCTCCTGGCACACAAACCACCCTcgttaaaaagcaaaatgagtcTTTCCCCCTCTCGTGGCAAACGCCAGAGCCTCGCGTCAGCTGCACGAGCCCCAATTAATTACCAGCGGATTGTTCCTGTTCTGCTCATTACGCCGAAACACGCGTTAACGCCGGGAAGGACCACGGGCCGCGCAGAAAAGTTACGTTGGGCTCCAGGGGAGGACAAAAAGAgccggggggggtccctgccctccctccccttcccagggGTGCGCCAGGGTCAGCCAAGGACACTTGTGACGCCGCGTACGAGCAGCCTGTCCCGGCTTTGGTGGCCTCTGGGATGTCACCTCGTGGTGGCCCGATACCATCCCAGcacaggggaaactgaggcagaggcaggtgagcagccggggcaGCGCCCGGGGGGGACACCGGAGCATCCCAGCCCCGAGCGCCCACCCGCCGGGCTGCGTCGCCTCCGATAATTAAGTACTATCAACAATTgcatattaattaatttaatatccATTATTATTCATTAACGCGGTAATTAAATCCTTCCCGTAATTAACACACCACCCAGCAGCGTGGTCTGGTGTCTTGGCCCTGTTGCACCAGGGATGGAGCCGAGCATGGCCCCCCTGGTGCCGGCGTTGGACCCTCAGCTCACCCCAACCGGTGGCTCCCGGTGCCCGTCGGGGGCCGGACCCCCCGGGGACACGGCCCAGCCGGGAGCTCTGCGGTGTCGGGAGGGAAAAGTCATTTCTCCGCAGCGAGGGGCCTCGCACGACATcgatttttattttattataaaaaaatacagaaccCCAGCGGGGCGGCGACCCGGGTACCACCAGCACGACGTCGAGGACGGAAGCGGCGCGTTCTCGGGGCGAAGCGAGGCGGgacggggaccccccccccccagaagcacccccagccccggcccccgccgtaCACAATAGAGAGATTTATAGATAtaatctatatatatataaaacacagaCCCGAGGGCAGGTTTTCCCCCGTGAGCCGGCACCGCGGCGGTGGGTGGGTGCTGCCGGCTGGGTGGGTGCTCAGTGCCGGGCTGGGTGGGTGCCCCCCCGCATCCTCCCCGGGGAAACACGCCGCTGCTTTCGCTCGCCTTCGAGAACCACGACCGGGTCTGGACACACGGGGAGGGGACATGAtgggttatttatttttttttctttttttgggtgttttttttgtattttttggaCGGTCGAGATGAGCTTATTGCGAGATTTCAGCTTCCTAagtctaaaaaataaaaataaaataaaaataaaataaacccttcCATAAAATCCATTCTCAACAATACATAAAAAGCACCGCTCACAGGGTAGCACTGTATGTACACGGAGGGACCCCCCCGCCGCACGGGGACATCGCCATCGTCCCCCGGgaccaccgcccccccctcgGGTGTGTGGGGGCTCTGCGGGACGGGGGTGGGACCCCCCCGGGTGGGACAGCCCCAGATTTAAGGCGAGGAGGGAGTCGggccccgggggctgcggggtgacCCCTCCCTGGGGACCTGCCACCCCTGGGCCCAGCCCGACCTGGGATCGgggctttggggggggggttattaatgcaaagagggaaaatacccccccagcccagccctggggatgaAGGGGCGACCCCGGGGAGTGCCGCTATGGTCCCGCACGCGGCTGCCGGCCCCGCCACGGGGGCTCTCGGGGGGACGTGGTGCAGAGCCgagggctgaggagggggaaagcCCACCCCggggagagcagccctgccacGGATGGGGCACCGGCCACGCGCTCCCGGAGTGACCCCAGCTGCTGGGCAAGCCCGGCCCGCCGGCTCCCAGCACCCGCCACGCTCCCGGTGCCAGCCAGCCATCCCTGGTGCTAGCCGGGCATCCCTGGTGCtagccagccatccccagtgcCAGCCAGCCATCCCTGGTGCCAGCCAGCCATCCCCGGTGCTCCTGGTGCCAGCTCGGCATCCCCTTGGTGCCAGCTCAGCATCCCTGGTGCTAGCCGGgcatcccagtgctcccagtgccaggTGGCCATCCCCGGTGCTCCCGGTGCCAGGTCGGCATCCCCGGTGCTAGCCAGGCATGCCGGTGCTCCGGGTGCTGGCCGGGCATCCCCAGTGCATCcagtttgctttgctgcttgcGGAGCTGCCCCGGGGTCCCGTGGGGACAGCGGTGACATCCATAGCCCGAGCGGTGGGGACGGGGTCACCCCACCGGGCGCTCAGCGGGGGCTCGTGTCCACGTGGGGCCCCCCGTCCCCGCGCCTCCGtggcagggggtggcaggggaagCGCGGCGGCACCGTGACGTCCTGCTGCCGGCGCAAGGGCCGGGCTGGGAAGGAGTCTGGGACGAGGGAGCCGTCGGCACCATCGCTGGCGTCTGTGTGTCCCGGCGCTGCCCAGGCGAAGGCAGCGTGCCCCGGCGAGGGGCTCCGTGGGAGGGGGCTGCGCCCAGCCCCGCGCGGGTCAGTCTGACCCGGGGGATCCCGGACTGCAACGACCcgagaaataaaaataaaaaccttttttcttcttcaaaaaaaaaaaagcaccaaaggAGGACTCGGTGTTTGGCCAAAGCGACATCCGAGGGGGGCTGGAGCGGGACAGCAGCCGGGTCCGTGCCGTCGGGGCAGCCCTTCGCCCCCGGCACTGCCCTGGCACGGGGGGGCCGTGCAGGGACCTCACGCAGCCGCAGGATCCGGGCGAGCTCCTCGCCGGCAGCACCGACCCTCCGCGCCGGTGACGTCCCCGCCACGGTGGCACCCACGGCTCGAAGGCGATTcggggcggccgggccccgTCCCCACGCGGCCCCGTCCCCGCGGAGCCGCTCCCCGGAGCGTCGGTGCTACGAGGCCAGGAGCGTCCAGACGACGGGCACGGCGACGAGCGCGGCGTGCGGGGCGCCGAGGCTGCAGGAGGAGTTGTTGCTGGTGAAGATGGGCTCCGGGGACTCGTAGAGGGAATCGTCTgtggaaggggagggagaggggaggcgTGAGCCGGCGCGGGGCCGTGCGGGACCGGGATGTGTCCGACCGTGGCTAAAGCCGTCACCGCGCCCCGCGCACGTTTGCTACTGGATTAAGGATTTTTATGGACCCAGAGCCAGTAAAAGCAGAGCCTGGTCCTGTCTGGGGATGCTCCAGCCCCCCACGGACCCGTCCCCTCGTCCCCCCTGTCCTGGAGGGTCCCTGTGTGGGGTCACCTGAGACCAGGGTCACCCAAGACCGGGGTCACCCGAGACCAGGGTCACCCCAGACCAGGGTCACCCCGTACCGGGCATTTGCAATTGAGAAGGTTCCAAGGACTCACCCTGGTGCCAGCCCCACCAAGGGGTGCCCGGCCTGGGATGGGCCCCAGGGAGCCCCCGGGGTGAAGCCCCcagcccttcctctcccccttcccctccgccACGCACTGGTGTAATAAAATCCtgatattattaaaatactgaaacataGCACcaggagagatttttttccccctattacGCCCTAGACCTGAACAAAACAGGATGATTTTTTACAGATGGATTCATtatatctggttttattttaaatccatgcaaataataaaaaaaaaagaaagacatccTTTTAACCGGTGACATTTCGCAGGCACTcagcccttccccagggagagctgctgccaTTTGCTAATTACACGTTAACgggagaagaaaattattaatttgtttttttaaatggctgagTTATTTGATTCTGAAAAGTAGCCACTGTGCAGagattattaatattattctttttttctcccccatctcAAGCTCAGCAGCCAACGGCCACCACGCAGGCACAaaccccccgggaccccccgatACTGTCGGGTGCTGCCCAGGCGGGACCCCAGGCGTCCTGTCCCCCTCCACGGTCCCCCCCGAGCGCCTGACCCTCGTCCCGTGGGGCAGGACCCCCCCAcgccccccgggaccccccagctCACTTACTCGTCGGCCGAACGTAAACCTTGAGCTTCAGGCAGGGTCTGTCCACCGTGTTCGGGGGGGACGAGGCTGCGGAGAGGCacaaggggagaggagggggattAGGGGGGGCAGCGGAACCCGGCTCAGGGACCCCCAAGGGTCCGGCACAATGTGGTGGCGTGGGCCAGGGTCCCCTCCCCGGGCACCTCAAACTGACGCCGAAGCAGCCCGAGATGGGGGTCGTGAGGCTGCTCCGCCGCGGAGGCTCCCGGGGCAGCAACACGGGGGTCCCagcccccccagagcccccccagtTTATGGGGGTGCCCGTCCCAGGGGAGCCCAGTCATGGGGCTGGGGGATCCCTGGGGACGGGGGCTCGGGGGGGTCCCggcagggcggggggctgcgggagccccCCTCACCGGGGAGAGGGAGGGCAAAGGCACCGAATCGAGATAATCCTCattgggagagagaaagggagtaATTGCACTAATTATCTTGGTGAAAGTCCCCTCTCGACAcgagaaaatgtgatttttatatttgtgtccttaaaggaatttaattttctttgctcttttctcttttgaatcACGGGAGGGCGGGGAGCGATGAAGTTCAGTGTCGGCTGGAAGGAGCCGGGACCGGGACGCTGCTGGCACAGAACGGCACACGTGGTGTGTCCCCCCCGGTGACACCGGGCCACCACCGTCCTGAGCTCCGGCGCTCAGGGATGGGCACAGGGGGTCCCCAGTACGATGGTGACACAGGGGCCACCCCCACCCAGTAAAACCTCttgtggggagggagaaggtcaCGCGAGCTGTGCCAAGCCGTGCCAAGCCATGCCCTGCGGCACCGCCGGCATCCTGCAGCACCCTCCATccaccatctccatccccagcccGTGCCCTTGACCCTGCCCGGGGAGCACGAGCGCGTCCCCGTCCCCCCGGGGTTAGTGGCACCGCCACCAGCCAGCTCGAGCAGGaggtaatttcttttctttcatgtctgCTAAACGCGGCTCCTCCACGAGCCGTAATTTCCCCCGTTCCGCATGACGGGAATTCTAACCGGTTTAGCAATGATCAGCTTCACCATTTACTCCGGTGTAATCTCTCCTTAAcgacattaaaaataaaaaaaaataaataaaataaaccagagccgggagggggggaagagagagttGTAGCCGCAGTTATTTCATGAGTGACATTTtacagggggagagggagagcggGGGAAAAAATGGTAATTTAATATAGATAAAAGGAACAAATTAAGTGGGCTGAAAACAGATGCTTTaggaaaaagggggagaaatCATCAGGCAGATAAGCACACACCGGCTGGCTCCTGCAAGGAGAGGCGTCCCTGCCCCCCGTGACACCGCCGAGTGCTGGGGGGGGTCGTGGttttgcatttatatatattttttgtgcCCTTTATGGACCCCCAGACTCCCAGCGCCCAGCCCGGTACCATGAGGGGGGGTTTTCCTGTGGCTCCGTGGGCTCCTCTGCGCTGGCCCCCGCGCCGATGCCACACCGTTACCGGTGCCCGGCGGGGGATGAGACCACGTCCCCACCGTCCCGTGGTCCTCGGAAGGTGCCGGTCACTCTCCCGGCCACCCCGTGCCCATGGCCACGGCTCAGCCCCGGTGAAGGCTTTTGGCACCGAGCATCATCTCTGCCGGAGACGCCGGCACGAGGGCACAGCTGGGCTTGGGGACTTGGCAGCACTTTGGGTGCCAACGCTAACCGAGCCGTGGCTCAGCATCCAGgtttggtgggtgatgctggggaCGTCCCCGGGGCACGCTCCCCAGCCCCCCgcacgccccctccccgccgtccccgtcccccccacgCCGTCCCCCGCTCACAGATGTAGTAGTACTCGTGGCCGGGTCTGAACTCGAAGCCCAGCGAGAAGGGGGTGAAGAGCTGGAACTTCTCGGAGAACTTGAGGGGCCCGTTGGGGGCGTCGGGGCGGTTGCACTCCCAGCGCTTGAAGCCCCGGTGGCGGTGGTCGCAGGACGCGTGCCCCTCGTCGTTGACCATGTAGAGGACGTAGCGCTCCATGCGCTCGGGCAGCGGCTCCTCGTAGTGCGGGCAGTAGATGTCCAGGTAGTCGTTGATGCTCACCTCCACCGTGTAGTCCCCGCGGTGAAACCTGCGCGAGAAGCCAGCGTCAGCGGGGGCCGCGTCTTGGTTTGACCATGACCCAgggcccagctctgcccatcACCCCCTCCCAGGcaccccagccccctgcccaccccgaCTCCCCCGTTAACCTACACGACGAACCCGGAGTCTCTCGGTTTTACACCTGATTTGGTAgtaaatcacaaaaataaaatcattattcACGGCGGTGCCGCCGAAGCGTTGGCACCGCGGCAGCCGCGCGCCGCAGTCCCGGGGTCGCTCGTGTTCCTGGCACCGATTTTCCGAGACATTAAGGGATTAGCAGTGCTGGGGAACGCCGCGGTGCCGGAGGACACCGTTGGACCAGAGAACGTCATGGCACACGCCAGCACACGCATCCCCGCGGCTCAGCCCCGGCACGGTCAGTGGCTGAGGGCTCAGTGTGGGCCTTGGTGGGATGGGCACGGTGGCCACGGCCCCCTCGGCCACCCCAAAGAGCATCTTGGGGCTCCCTGACACCCCCCACGCCCGCctgagctgcaggcagggctgaggcTGGCGCAAACTCATCACATGGGACGCCCCGAGCGCACACCCTGCGTCCCCGGGGCGGCCGACGGGGACCCCAGAGgtgcccagcaccccaaaaggtgcccagcaccccaaaaaggggaggggggccGAGAGCAGGAGGCGGGCGGGGGCTGGTCCGGCCCCCCCGGCTCGTTACCTGCTTCCCCGGCGCCCTGAGCGCGCAGGGAAACGCGCTAATTAAGGAGCGGGGttgttctctctccttctctctccttccccgaGTCAGCCGGGCCAACCCTGCCCCCGGCAAGGTAAcgtttcaaaatgtaaaattaatacAAAGGGGCCGGGATTTGCTGGGAAACAGTTTTCAAACGCACACaaaacagtggggaaaaaagagtaaaaaaacaaaaccaaaaacaacaaaaacccctcttctgtctgccttttatttgaaaaaaattatttattttaatgatggTTATTAAAGCACGTGCAAAGGCGATTGCAACGGGAGGGGCCGTGGTCATAGGGGGgatgataataataacaataataacaataacaacaacaataataataacaataattgttattattattattttgggaaaaaaacccagctaaCTCGAGGGCCCacgtcctggtttggcccaaaccagcCCCATTTTCCTTTGCACACCAGGCAAAGCCCCACACCGGCGGCTCCACCGAGGAGGGACGGGGCTCAGGGAggtgccccggggctgccctcgGAGGGCGACGGGGGTCTGTGCCGGGCACGGGGCACCCAGGGCTAGGCAGAGCACCCGGTGCGGGACGGCGCCTCGGCAGGCACAGGGCACGCGGGGGCATCGCCGCCGGCGCTCGGACACGCTCTGGTAAGCGCCCGCTCGCCGCGGTGGG includes:
- the EFNA2 gene encoding ephrin-A2 gives rise to the protein MVRWEAAALLAALVGVCVWTDETGKVISDRYAVYWNRSNPRFHRGDYTVEVSINDYLDIYCPHYEEPLPERMERYVLYMVNDEGHASCDHRHRGFKRWECNRPDAPNGPLKFSEKFQLFTPFSLGFEFRPGHEYYYISSSPPNTVDRPCLKLKVYVRPTNDSLYESPEPIFTSNNSSCSLGAPHAALVAVPVVWTLLAS